CTGCGGGGGATGGAGTTCGGCGAGGAGAGCCAGATCAACATCCCGATCGCCGTGCTGATCTGGCTGATGATCTACCCGATGATGCTCAAGGTGGACTTCACCTCGATCCTCGGTGTGCGGAAACGTCCCAAGGGAATCATCGTCACGCTCGTCGTCAACTGGCTGGTGAAGCCGTTTTCGATGGCGCTGATCGGGTATCTCTTTTTCAAGCACCTGTTCCTGCCCTGGATCGGGCCGGAACTCGCGGACCAGTACCTCGCCGGGACCATCATCCTCGCGGCCGCCCCGTGCACGGCGATGGTCTTCGTCTGGAGCTACCTGACGGACGGGGACCCGGCGTACACCCTGGTGCAGGTCTCCGTGAACGACCTGATCATGCTCGTCCTGTTCGCCCCGATCGTGAAGTTCCTGATCAGCGGCGCGTCCTCGCTGACGGTGCCGTTCATGGTGCTCGTCTACGCGGTCCTCTTCTTCATCGTCATCCCCCTGGTGGCCGGGGTCGCCTCCAGAACCTTGCTGATCCGCGCCAAGGGGAGCGAATGGTTCGAGAGGTTCTTATCGGTCCTGCATCCCGTGACGGTCGTCGCGCTCCTGGCCACGCTGGTGTGCATCTTCGCCTTCCAGGCCGACAACATCACCGCCCGGTCGTTCCACATCCTCCTGATCGCCGTCCCGATCCTGATCCAGGTCTACTTCAACTCGTCGCTCGCCTACGGGCTGATGAAGTGGCTGAAGGTTCCCCACAGCGTCGCGGCTCCGGGGGCGCTCATCGGGGCCTCCAACTTCTTCGAGCTGGCCGTGGCCACGGCGATCGCCCTTTACGGGCCCGGCTCCGGCGCGGCGCTGGCCACCGTGGTCGGGGTCCTGGTGGAAGTCCCCGTCATGCTCTCCGTCTGTTCGTTCTGCAACCGGACCCGCCACTGGTTCCCCGCCGAGACCAGTGCCTGATCCCGATCCGCTATAGAGGCGGCAATGTTCCAGAACCGCGAGGGGTTGCGGCACACGACGCCGTAGCCCCTTTTTCATGCGGTTTCCCGTAAAGGACAGGATAATTGCTAATATGAAAGAGAAAATTATGGACGCAGCGAGCGCGACGGGTACAGACCTTGAGCCTCCCTCCTGGAAAACATTGTCTGCGGAAACGCATTTTCCGACCCGTGGATAGAAGGAGACATCGAACGTGAAGCGGAGCGGCAAGCCTATCTTCGCGACCTTGCGCCATGCAGGGGCAAGCCTCCTCGGGAGGGGATCGGCGAAATCGTACGCCGGCGACGAGCCGCCGCTGCGTTTGGAACTCTTCAGCAGCGAACAGATGAAGGAGCATGGCAAGACCCTTGCCGGCGTTCACAAGCTGGGTCCGGGAGGAATCCGGGATCCGCTTCTGACCCGGCTGGCGGAGAACGAACGCATCCTTTCGGGAGCCTGCACCCTTCTGACGTCGGCGGTCGATGCGAACCGCCGGATCGCGCCGGCCGGGGAATGGCTCCTCGACAACTTCTACCTGATCGAGGAACAGATCCGCACGGCCAGGAGGCACTTGCCGAAGGGGTACAGCAGGGAGCTGCCTCGACTGCTGGACGGACCGTCGGCCGGGCTTCCCCGCGTGTACGACATCGCGCATGAGGCGATCTTGCACGGCGATGGACGGGTGGACCCGGAGAGTCTGAGCGGTTTCGTGGCGTCCTACCAGAAGGTGACCGTCCTGACGCTGGGCGAATTGTGGGCCATCCCCATCATGCTGCGCCTGGCGCTGATCGAGAATCTCCGGCGCGTCGGGGCACGGATCGTCACCGGAAGCACCGACCGGGACCTCGCCGCCCGATGGGCGGAACAGATGCTGGAGATCGCCGAAAAGGATCCGAAGAGCCTGATATTGCTGACGGCGGACATGGCGCGGTCGAACCCCCCGATGGCGAGCTCGTTCGTCGCGGAATTCGCCCGCCGGTTGCAGGGACAGAGCACCGCCCTGGCGTTGCCGCTCACCTGGATCGAACAACGGCTTTCCGAGTCCGGCCTGACGATCGAGCAACTGGTGCGGTCGGAGAACCAGCAGAAGGCCTCCGACCAGGTTTCCGTGAGCAACAGCATCGCCAGCCTTCGGTTCCTGGGGGCGATGGACTGGCGCGAATTCGTCGAGACGATGAGCGCCGTCGAGCAGGTACTCCGCAGGGACCCCGCGGGAACGTACGACCGGATGGATTTCACCACCCGCGACCGCTACCGCCACGTCGTCGAGAAAATCGCGAAGAGGAGCCGTTTGCACGAAGCCGATGTGGCCCGGGAGGCGATCCGGCTGGCCGGCGAGACCGGGACCGGAAACGGACCGGACGATCGCGCGGCGCATGTCGGGTACTACCTGATCGACAAGGGATTGCCGCGGGTGGAACGGGCGGCGGGAATGCGCATGCCCGTTCTCGAGAC
Above is a window of bacterium DNA encoding:
- the arsB gene encoding ACR3 family arsenite efflux transporter, translating into MSGSRSAHPGESPAPKRLNVFERYLSLWVALCMGVGIFAGKMFPAAVDALRGMEFGEESQINIPIAVLIWLMIYPMMLKVDFTSILGVRKRPKGIIVTLVVNWLVKPFSMALIGYLFFKHLFLPWIGPELADQYLAGTIILAAAPCTAMVFVWSYLTDGDPAYTLVQVSVNDLIMLVLFAPIVKFLISGASSLTVPFMVLVYAVLFFIVIPLVAGVASRTLLIRAKGSEWFERFLSVLHPVTVVALLATLVCIFAFQADNITARSFHILLIAVPILIQVYFNSSLAYGLMKWLKVPHSVAAPGALIGASNFFELAVATAIALYGPGSGAALATVVGVLVEVPVMLSVCSFCNRTRHWFPAETSA